A window of Formosa sp. Hel1_31_208 contains these coding sequences:
- a CDS encoding OmpA family protein yields the protein MKRISIVILSALVLTACVSKKKYLTLEEDHGKLQSELTKTRVEKEDLEAKFASIQKRVDSYNSKINELTKENEAQLVSVDGMVISKNQREAMRESLKKVPPAYMATAKTLKDSMNLALQFNLKASMDTIEEDEDIAVRIEETVVMISISDKMLFNSGSYKVSNKANDILQKIANVINTEESLDVMVEGHTDNKLMKNTASIKDNWDLSVLRATAVVKKLQNDYNVAPEQLIAAGRSFYQPLVENDSKENRAKNRRTRIVILPNIDKFFAMMSQDK from the coding sequence ATGAAACGAATTTCAATCGTTATTTTATCGGCATTAGTTTTAACAGCTTGTGTATCAAAGAAAAAGTATCTTACTTTAGAGGAAGACCATGGTAAATTACAAAGTGAACTCACTAAAACTAGGGTTGAAAAAGAAGACCTTGAAGCAAAATTTGCGAGTATTCAAAAACGTGTAGATAGCTATAATTCTAAAATAAATGAACTTACAAAAGAGAATGAGGCCCAACTCGTCTCTGTGGATGGTATGGTGATTTCTAAAAACCAAAGAGAAGCCATGAGGGAATCTCTTAAGAAGGTACCACCTGCTTATATGGCAACGGCTAAAACATTGAAAGATTCAATGAATTTGGCATTACAGTTTAATTTGAAGGCGTCTATGGATACTATTGAAGAAGATGAAGATATAGCTGTACGTATTGAAGAAACTGTGGTTATGATTTCTATTTCTGACAAGATGTTATTCAATTCAGGTAGCTACAAAGTGAGTAACAAAGCGAATGATATTCTACAAAAAATCGCAAATGTTATCAATACGGAAGAAAGTTTAGATGTAATGGTTGAAGGCCATACCGATAACAAATTGATGAAAAATACAGCTTCTATTAAGGATAACTGGGATTTAAGTGTGCTACGTGCGACTGCGGTAGTAAAGAAATTACAAAATGATTACAATGTTGCCCCAGAACAGCTTATTGCTGCTGGACGTAGTTTTTATCAGCCGTTAGTTGAAAATGACTCGAAAGAGAACAGAGCAAAAAACCGAAGAACTCGTATTGTTATTTTACCAAATATTGATAAGTTTTTCGCTATGATGTCTCAAGATAAATAA